The window TGACTACTCCTAGCTTTAGCAGGTACAAACTTATCAAAGTTTTGCAAGGAACAAAAGCACACTGACATGTTTGAATGGTAAGAAGCATGGAAACACACATTTGAAATACGGCACATAAACGCTACCTGATTATGGCGAACATGGAGTTGAAGTTCTTGCAGTCACGGCAGTGAAGGGCAATCTTTATAAAGTGCTTGATGATCTTCACTCTCTTGGCCAGGTTGGTTTCTTGTACAATCTCTGTGGCGACCCAGAAGGTCTCCTGGTTTACAAGAGCCTCAAAGTTGCGCAGATTGCTAGGAGGCTCTTGTGGGTGAAGCTTGAAAAGGTCACTGATGTAATCCGTCGGTTCAATGCTGGAGAAGAGCAGATAGTTTCGTGCTGACAGCTGATTGGCTATCTCCATGGAGCTCAAGGACAACAAAGGGACCACAGACTCTCGCTGCATCTCCTGTGCTTCCACATCCGAGCACAGCGTCTCTGTCTCCATGTTGCTCTTCAGGTAGTACCTGGCAAAGCAAGCAGAAAAATATAACCATCACATATAAAATTAAACTACAAAATTGCCAATTTAACTTCTCAAATTTAGCTCAAGACCAAACCTGGCACTCAGCTGTATCCTGTCAGCCAGTTTAGAGAGTTGATCGGGTAATCGTCTCTGTTTGATAACTCCCTCCTGTGTGACCGAAACCTCACAGAGCGAATAGGCTTCAGGACTTGCCGTCAAGCCGAACTCTCGCATCGCCTGATTGGATGCCTCTCTTGCTGTGGTGTCTCTGTTAATCAGTAAGTAACGACTTTGTTGGTCTGCTTTGAAAACACGCAGCACCTGGTCTTGCAATTCTGTGGATGAAAAACATCAACAAACCATAAAACAACTGTATATAAGAAGTATGTAAACCTCAATCAGAACTAGGATCCAAACATTCCTGCATAGCACAGATTACATGCAACTTCTAGAACTATATTAGGTAAACAGACGTGGTGGATGCCTATAAGGAAGATGTAACAAGTCAAATGAAAAAGAGACGAAAGGAAACTCTAATAACTAAGACAGAGGTTGACTGGAGATCCAGATCAAGCAGAATCAGAGGAGATGTCTTCTGCAGAAGACAAAACATTAAGAGTTTTATCGGTACGTAGAGCTGTCAAAAGTACAGGTTCTTCAGCAGCATGTTACATGTGACTACAATCACACAGCTGAGGTTTATCCAATTTTACATTTATCCAATTTATTATTGCTGGTCAATGATATAGTTTAAATTATCTGATGATATAAACAGTCGAGCAGTTTATATTTGCTACACCGTATATCCCTTTACCTGATATAAGAGTCTTATataattttacagtaattttGTGTCGGAAGTAATCGTTCGTTACATGgtatttaagggatagttcacccaaaaatgaaaatgttatctttatttactcaccctcatgaagttccaaacctgtgtgaatttctttcttatgttgaacataaaagaagaatgCTGGGAATCAAAGAGTTGCTGGTCCCCAGAGCATTTCTTTCTCATACTATGGAATGGGAACCAACGACTATTtggttctttaaaatatcttttttgtgtgtttaacaTAATAAAGAAacttgtacaggtttggaacgatatgagggtgagtaaatgataacaatgtttgggtgaactgttcctttaaggattATGAAACCTGTAAGGTATTGTTCAATTTATGATAATTTCATGTAGTGACAAGTCTAATGACTACTTGATGATGAGCCATCACTGCCACAGGTATATTAATTTGATAAATAACAGGGTTAATATTTTCACATAACAGATTTTTACATAGTAGATAATACATAATACTTTTAGTCCCCTGTAAATAAAAAAGCTTTGGCTACTACGGTGTCAATATGCTACTCAACAGGaccttatatatataaaacatatatatatataaaacatatatatatatatatatatatatatatatatatatatatatatatatatatatatatatatatatatatatatatatatatatatatatatatatatatatatatataaaacattaaaatttttatctttgttttactacttactTGAATAATTACATTAGAGCTTGCAATGCTAAATTGAAAACATTGAGAACCAATATTTACTTTGGGAAACACTTTCAGATGATGCTAAGCATGAACAGAAGCTACAGAAAGAGAGATGTACATAAAAAGACAAAGCAGTAAGAGTAGTACATCAAAGTtcgaaaaaaaagaagagtaattTAATTACAGGACTTGGCCCAGTGGCAAGTTTAGCAAATGGcacaaaatgtattaatctacACAGACGGGCCATTGAAATAAACCAGAAACAATGTAATAAAGTGTGTATATAGTCCCACAGCCTTAAGGTGTGTTTACCATGAGTTAAGTTTGCCAGACAACTGGCAAAACACAGtctattggcaaaaaaaaaaaaaggtaacagtGCTGCTACAGCTTACTTTCATGAAAATGAGAATTTCCcataaatctttcttttttttcatcaacaAGTAACATTATCCATGGAGATGCCATAAAAAAAATGCTGCCACTGACTCAAGTTTGCAAAAAAGAATAATATCTGTACAAAAACGATACTATACACGGCAGAACGGAGAGAAGGAGATACAGTCAACTAGATCAAACTTTATTACAGActttgagagagagatagacaggcAATTACGCAAGATGGTTATTTAGGAAGACGAACGGCTACTGTTTCTAGAGAGATGAGTGGAACTATATGAGAGGTGTCTAAAAAGACGAGCAGGACCGCAGCAATGCACAAATACTCACGAGTGAATCCAGGTGCTGTGAGCAGGGAGAGGGTAGCGGGATCATTAGTACAATCgcacaaatataacaaaaaataaaaaggaacacAAAGAGAAGCAGTAGAGTGGAATGCATTTATGAGCAGAAAATAATAGTGAAGGTGATGTGTGTAGAATATAGCAATGTCATGTGCAGCATTATATTGTAAGTTAAAAACAGCAAACAGTTATCAGGTTGTGAAGCTCCGAAGGTGCTATGTGAATGTCAACAtcaaaatcatataaatatacacacacacacacacacacacacacatacatagtaCTGACTGTATATACATTATGCTGATTTTTGAGCGTGCAATTGAGTATTCTGTATGCATATTTACCTGGTGGCTGTGTACTGTAGTCAATAATGCGCTGTTGGCCTTGGGCCAGGTCAGGGTTACTGGATGAGAGATTTCCACTGACTGCCATTGTTGGCTGAGTCTGTTTGTTCTGTCTTAATCCCACAATACTGTCATCCTGAGTCTGCCCTAACCCGAGGTCACTATACAACAAAAGCACAATGACTCAGCATGAACATCAGTCAGAATTTAACACATACGTCAAAAGCAGTGGATGTGAAATAATGCCCTTCTGTTTATGTAAATACCACTAAGATGACGAATTCTCAAAGTCAGCAATAGCGTCAGAAGAAGAGTTTGTGCTTGTATACCTGTAAGGTTTCTGAGGTAGGATGCTCATGCGTGTCTTGTCTAGAATCTTCATGAGTTTATTTCGGCCGCCCACAGTATGTGCTTTGACCTTCTTGCTGACCTTTTCTTGACCTATTAAGTCAGAACCAGCCCCAAGTTCAGGTACAGAATAACGGCTATTTTTCTTTCCGTCACCAATCTTTGGAAGATGAGGAACGCCGTTTTTCCTTTCCTCTGCCAACCTGGCAACCAGCTCCTTGAAGACTGAGAAGAGTGAAAGTGagtaaaagataataaaaaaatgtatatctatCAACAGCCCTTGTGTATTGGGAGATTTTTCCATGTAGGAATCTCACCCAGGAGGTTGGTTTTGACACTCATACAGAGCTGTGTATTGTTCTTGAGAATTTCAGTTGCTTTGGACAGCTGCACATTCTCAAACGTCTGCCCGTTCACCTCCAATATCTGCACGAGTGTGAAAAAGATTAgataagacagaaagaaaaaatgtgtGTAAAGAACATGCTTCGGTGTCTTAACACTGTTTTATACAGAGGTTTGAAAGGTGTCACCTGGTCTCCACGTTTAAGCCCAGCTTCCTCTGCTTTGCTACCAACTTCCACGCTGCTGATAAAGAGGCGTGTTCCTCGTTCAGCTCCTCCAATCAGTGTGAAGGGGAGGGGCATCTCTCGAGCAGGCCTATTTATAGTAATCACTCTGGGTTTGGCTTTAGCCGCACAAGCTATGTTGAGCAACCGCAACTGAcctgtcattttctttttttggataaACAGGAAGTAAATAAAATGCTAGTCTGATAAAGTGATGAAtgacaaatatttgaaatatgcaGTAAAGTAATTCTTGCATGCTGTTTATACCTCTCTTTCCAGATCGCTCTGAAATTCCTCCAAAAAACTGGTCATATCAGGGTCTCCTTCAAAGTCACTGAAGTGATTGTTAACCCATAACAAGACAACTCGGGTTACCTGATTAAAGGAGAGAGGGAAGAACTGTGAGGCACATCCAACTAAAGCTTAATGTGGGTATCTTCAGAAAAGGTGGATTCAGTCACGCTACCTTGTCCCGTAAACTGGGTTCATTAAACCAGTCCAAAAGTCTCTGTCCCAAAATCAGAGGACTGGGCAGGAAGGTACGATAGGTCAACAGGAAGTCCTCAATATATGTAGGGTCAACAACTGAATGATCCTCCACTAAGTGCTGCATCAGCCTTTCAGCAGTGCCCTAAAAAGAGTACATCAGATTTCtcttttaaatgaacacatttaaaGATCTTTCTTCTTTTCTGGTTAAACTAAGTACTAAAAATCCACacaaattttaaatcaaattaatttagGTTTATTAATTGGTCAGATGGTTTGTTTAAGTGAATAAAccatacaatactgttcaaaagtctgaagtctgtaaattctttaaaatgtctccccaagactgcatttatatgatcaacaCTGACGTATTTTTACAAGttacagtaacttttttttttttactttacagtaactgtttttttttttaaatatcttaaaatgtaatttattcctgtcatggcaaaactgatttttcagcagccattactggaGTCTTCAAAGTCTTTGTCACTTTGGAACCATATAATgcatttcgtaaaaaaaaaatacattaaaaaaaattataataataatacacacacacacataaagatctttaaaacacaaaatgtgGAGGGGatgttctatgggctaccatattCACATAACATATAAAGTCAGAGATTCAACTCCACACCAGATTCATCAACTTAAAGACTGTAAAGCCACAATCTCATTTTTTTAGTGGAGTACTTTTTCCATGTCAGGCCTGGTTCACACCGGACGCCGAAGCGGCGCGGAACGGGGAAAATCACGCGCGGTCCGGCGCCTGCCTGTTCACACCAGACGCGTATTCtcctgtgtgttgtgtttttttttttttttttttctagtctgttTAGATACACAAATATGATCGCATTTGTCACTCGcggtattttaatttgaaaattgcTTATATTTTGACAATTGACCGGATTGTCTCGTGTTTCTTGGTGTGACTTCCTTCCGGAATTGATGCGGATCGCTGGCAAAAAATAGACCAGACGCTAAAACGGGCGCTTCATGGTGCGGGCCGGCCGCGGCACACTGCGGCGCTCCGCGTCTGGTGTGAACGACACCATAGGTTAACATGGGCGCCGAAAGGAAGCGGCCTCCATTCCGCGCCGCTTCCGCGTCGCTTCGGCATCCGGTGTGAGCCAGGCCTCAGTctgatttttcaaaaaaaaaaaaaaaacaatcaaacctTAACAACAATGTGTCCCTTGCGGGTGCCCGTCCGGTCAAGTTCTCTGTGTTCTTTGACCATGACGATTTCTCCTTCCTCCTCCACTCGCTGTGTGTTCTGCTCAAcctgattcagaatgcagcagtaGTCCTGCTGGGCAATACACACaaactacacaaacacacacacacacaaataataatgttaactgacATTTTTTGCGTCAACATTTTATGCATTACTTGCGTCACAAATCAAGCTTGAacaggactttttttttaaaggtgctgtatgtagaaTTGACAACTGGCAGAGGGCGGTTTTCACAAACCAGAACAGAGACCGACATTCCGGCCcggaacacacattttcaaaggagaataactgactgtagcttTGTTCTTTAGACAAaaaagtatgttaacttagcatgcttcttaaatatctgcaaacatattatggtatttttatgctttagtagagtcaaaaacgtacagcacctttaaatacaatatcaccaccttgaaaatatattcagtttGAATAACACTAAAGTTTACCAAAACAAAATCTAGATCAAATTTACtgtcataaacaagctgcttgaGAAATAGTTCACAATTATGCCCATCTTTACTATAAACACACTCTTTTCTTACCTGACAGTCGTCTACTTTGGTCCTCATGACTCCAGTCATCAGCTGTTTTTCCATTGAAGGGGAGACACCAAAACTTCCacccatacacacactcacactgctgCCATCTGGATAGATCACCTCTACTGCTCCATTCAAAATGACTGACCATGAGTccagctaaaacacacacacatttgcctGTTATCAGCTGAACTCAAATGTGGAGATGAGATGCTGCGAAGGGACCCGTCTCACCTCTTCACCGTGGTTGAGCACGATGGTTCCGGCCCGTTCCACAACCGCAAACACCATGACGGCACACAGCTCCCTCCGCACCGAAACACTCAGACTGGCAAATGCCGGAAGCTGCTGCACAAACTCCAGCAACTGCTCTGTTTACATAAAGAGAACGTGAAAATGAAAGAGAAAGTGTAAAGTGAAACTTAAAATGAAAGTAGCTTAGTGAATGTCCATCACTGAAGAATTCAAAAGAATACAAAAGAGTACCGATGTCATCATCTGTACGGTCCATAGGGTCTTTCTCCAGACAGTCTCTCACAATATCTCGACTCATAAGAGGGTCCGTTCCCCTCCCtacatcctcatcatcatcatcctcgtcCGAGTCCACTGCCGTTTCAGGAAGCCCGCTCAGGTCCATGTCCCCACATTCACTTTCAGTGGCctgtaaaataaacacaattttcaGGAAATGATGTTCATAGACATTTAATGGCTTTCTGTACTTTGTGACCCGCATTTACAAACAGACAAAGTGAACCGCGTGACTATGACTGTGTGTGTACAGATGGTGTGTCACTACAGAAGTGTGTGTTGAGCCGACTGTGTTTGTGCATGCGCTTGGGTGTGTGCGTGAATGCTGATCTGTGGATCAAAAGGTATGTGTGGTTGACGACTGACATGAATAGGTTATGGAGAGGTGACAGATGGACCACAGAGGAGGGTGGGGGAGTCCTCTACAGGACGGGATTTaaatgtgtgcgagtgtgtgtgtcccAGATGTTCACAATAAATCTCTGTCAGGATGCGCTTCTATTGCAGAGTGTGTAAGGAGATTGCTTTATAGAGGGATAGAAACTCAGAGTCTCTTATCACCTGGTAGATATCTGATAGGCTGCTACTTCCTGAATCACTGGCGATGCTGGAACGTGATTGGCTTGAATTCGTATGGGTGTGGCAACTGTCAGAGGGGTGATGCTTTGAGAAGTCGGCAGGAAGCTGAAAGAGAATCATAAACGGTTACAAAAGAGTGATAAATAAACaagcagataaataaatatataagaacGTTAAAAAAATAGCTAGATTATtctagaaaataaatgaaatagacATTTTGGATGATTTTAGGTAATGTTTATCAGGGAAATTTTATATTTCCTCTAACGTAATTGGTAAacgtttattttttcattaataaatttTAAGTACCTTTTAGCTTTAAGCTCATGTAAATTGACCCGCAGTGACAGATTAATTTTTATAAGTAAAAATATTCCACAGACTTCAATTAATATGAATTAAACTAATATAACTATACTGcatgtataataatatttaaattattgtttaaaatagttttagctAGAATATTGCAAGTCACATTACAAGACACTGCTGTCATTGCTTAAAATGTCAACTATGtatatgcataaaaacaatgTAACAATTCTTCCCTGACACGAGCTTTTGAGCATTTGtgcaaatatagtgttttttccCCTTCTAGTTCATCAGGAAACCAAGGATTAATTTTAAACCCCTGTGTGAGTGTCAGCACAATTATTCGTTAGTGGAATGGATGATGTGTTCACACATGCACAAGTTCAGCTGAACAGAGGCATTTAAAACATCTAATAATCCATCTACTctgaatcattttagtcattggtcgataaaaataaaacacaatcaagTATTAATTCTTGCAGTGCAGTATTATCCACCCTTTCCAGGCCTGGCAATCACAATTCTTTGATACAAGCAAACACAAAGCACCATAAAAAGGtctaaaaagtaaacaaatgtatGGATTAACGACCAAAGCTTTCATCAGTTACCAAACCGAAGTAATGTTTAGATCTACCCACCCTTACCAAAACCCTACTGTACAACATTCCCTGAGGCTTACTACAGTAAAGTTGATGGGTTCATGTACTGATGTCCTAGATCAGATGGCCTACATACAGTGACCCAACAATAAAATCTCATGTTAGAATATCCTCACGTAACTCAAAAACTCAATAATGTAACCTCTAAACAATCACTGATATGACTACATGaagtcaaataaaattaaatggatgAAACAATGACAGGAAAAACTAATACAAATCAAGTATAAAGTTAAATGACATaaccaaaaaactaaattatgcaGATTTACAATGTGAATAGAATGAATGAAATATaatcaattttaaattaaatttagattgCACAACAGAACCAGAAACAAAAGCATGTAGATTAATAATTGAAAaggaattcattaaaaataacatttgaaaaataactaCAATTAGATTGCAAACCAAAACCATCAGTCCAATTGTGCATTTAattttatcaaaattatttattaaaaataatttagactttaattaaagttacatttacaaaacaaaactatAATTCTCTTCcattcagaatatattttttcacCAATCGCTCAATACACTAATAATTTGTCTGCTTGTATACTGTTAATGTCAAAATTTAGTCCACCCTTTAAATTCAGCTGCTCCCTATAAAATGaagcatgcatgcatttatttacaggTAATGCAATGTGTGCGATTAACCTGTTGTTGCAAAAGACttatgcatatttttaaatatgcaagcatttgatttttttaagagaaagagtgtgtgtgtgtgtgtgtgtgtgtgtgtgtgtgtgtgtgtgtgtgagtgaaagatACTCACAGTCCTGGTCTCCTGTCTCCTGACTCCATAACCATTAGACAGGACAAGCTGTCTCATAGCCTGCAATACTGAATGCCCAACCATCCTGTGTGCATTTAAACTAACCTCTTAAACATTATCAGTCTCTTTCTATACCACAGTGTTCTAACCGCACCTATTTACTGTTCAAATATCTATCTCCCCAATGCACTTGCTCAGAGAGAGCATCCCTCTCTACTGAAATCAGCCCATCACCACAGTAACAGACAGCACTCTGGAAGAGAGTAATGTTTCTACAGACCCTGCCCCTCTGTCCCATTCACACACACCCATGCGAGATCAGGGGATTATCAAGAGGCTGGTATTGTTTAAGCAGAGGGGGGTGGGGGATGGTTGACACCCACTGCCCTACTAAACCAGTCACCAGGGTAAACCCTGCAATGATTGACAGCTTACTGAACAATCAGGATGGCACATATATCTGTTAAGAGTCCGCCTTCCTGCTGTCAATCATAACCAGGCCCGTTACAAGTCAAGAGGATAATAACAAACTAATGCAGAGAAACAGAGACTACATGCTCAAAGTGCCACAAGGGAGAAACTGAGAGTGATAGAAAAGAAGCTTTTACCAGATTAGATTCGCTAAGAATGTAGCCAAGActatggctctgttccaaaacctagcaaTTGCTGTCTACATTTGCTGCTATTTTCTAAGGTAGCACTCTCTAGAGAGCAACTCTGTAGGGAAAAGGCCCTGTTTCCCCCCGTATATTTGATGTTTCTTGCAATGTTCAGCCAGGATGCATAACCATTTAAACCTGGTCTTTTCATGCATTTTAGGGTATGTTTGCATGACAGCAATGtacaaaaaactaatgttttctatgtatttttatattatgtgttatattattgtttttttcctaTGTATCCATTCACATGGATTCCTGAAAAGGTCACAAAATCATTGTATTATGCATGCTAGGCCAACAGCTGGTGCTGCCAGTTTGTAAAGAAACACAAAGCACCCGCTCACAGATGCATTCTTCAAGTGCTCATGCAAACCTACAGACTGTGCATGTCTTCACAgtttaatgagtttttttttttactaactttGCAAGTGGTCAAAAGTTGACAACCTCAAAGCCTTTTAGacatttaaatctgtatttattgtCTTCTTTGTGCGACAGAGTCAAAGCTTTTACACCTTTTGAGGAAGTCTACATAATAGTTGTTTTTTGCATATAAAGCTGACAGAATATagcattttaacaaaaaaacaaaaaaaacacacaaagccGCTTTGAAGATATTCAATAGTATTAAAAGGTCAATTACCTGGGATTTTGAGCATTCCTGCagcaagataaaaataaaaacgaattaatATGCATTCCATGTGTTAATCTGAGGACAAATATAGTGACACAttacatttaagatttttttttcatgctgataAATAAGCTCTATTTTGTGTTAAGATGCACACACTgacattaaaggggtcacatgatgagatttaaaattttcctttctctttggagtgttacaagctcttggtgcatgaagaagatctgtaaagttgtaaagactcGAATCCAAACATATATTCTTTATCAAACTTAAgactgccacgcccccctaaaatggctcattcaaacacgcccccacatgtctacatcacaatgtggaaatatttgcgtaatactgcccaaatgttcactcaaAGAAAGAAGGCCTGGTTTGAAACAGCCATGTCAGAGAGATGCagtgtgtatctaggcgaaagcaaaagcactttatttggccttccgaaactacatgcatttaggaatctttacgattatttacaacagaacagcaactcATTTTAAGGACGACCGTTTTgggaacctaggagaggaggtcattctgattttgctacgacaatctggcacttcCGAATCagatactgtaagtatgttttgctATTAGtgtaagtatttgctattgactgttcaaatgcaaaGTTTTAGGCGTGCgcatctgtgtgtgtatatgtgcgtgtgtgtgagaaacaGTGGAGTCACACattggagtcagctgtcttaaccgtccgtggcttgtgaaGTGC is drawn from Carassius gibelio isolate Cgi1373 ecotype wild population from Czech Republic chromosome B1, carGib1.2-hapl.c, whole genome shotgun sequence and contains these coding sequences:
- the rapgef2a gene encoding rap guanine nucleotide exchange factor 2 isoform X3, with the protein product MASYVDNSFRHAIMKNPADRTQQDLQIVYSYLHGMEALSNLREHQLRLMCETVRYEQHEANEVLFYPDDIGTCWYILLSGSVFIKESMFLPRSSFGKRSAGSLRRGCECIVLEASEMIVVDYMDDNDEYFQRQTSHRQSRRRFRKINQCGERQTIIDTVDHYPVSKPPLPPGYHSECSKSQLPADFSKHHPSDSCHTHTNSSQSRSSIASDSGSSSLSDIYQATESECGDMDLSGLPETAVDSDEDDDDEDVGRGTDPLMSRDIVRDCLEKDPMDRTDDDIEQLLEFVQQLPAFASLSVSVRRELCAVMVFAVVERAGTIVLNHGEELDSWSVILNGAVEVIYPDGSSVSVCMGGSFGVSPSMEKQLMTGVMRTKVDDCQFVCIAQQDYCCILNQVEQNTQRVEEEGEIVMVKEHRELDRTGTRKGHIVVKGTAERLMQHLVEDHSVVDPTYIEDFLLTYRTFLPSPLILGQRLLDWFNEPSLRDKVTRVVLLWVNNHFSDFEGDPDMTSFLEEFQSDLEREKMTGQLRLLNIACAAKAKPRVITINRPAREMPLPFTLIGGAERGTRLFISSVEVGSKAEEAGLKRGDQILEVNGQTFENVQLSKATEILKNNTQLCMSVKTNLLVFKELVARLAEERKNGVPHLPKIGDGKKNSRYSVPELGAGSDLIGQEKVSKKVKAHTVGGRNKLMKILDKTRMSILPQKPYSDLGLGQTQDDSIVGLRQNKQTQPTMAVSGNLSSSNPDLAQGQQRIIDYSTQPPAPGFTQLQDQVLRVFKADQQSRYLLINRDTTAREASNQAMREFGLTASPEAYSLCEVSVTQEGVIKQRRLPDQLSKLADRIQLSARYYLKSNMETETLCSDVEAQEMQRESVVPLLSLSSMEIANQLSARNYLLFSSIEPTDYISDLFKLHPQEPPSNLRNFEALVNQETFWVATEIVQETNLAKRVKIIKHFIKIALHCRDCKNFNSMFAIISGFNLAPVARLRSTWERLPGKYEKLLAELQDVFDPSRNMAKYRNLLNKHNLQPPVIPLFPVIKKDLTFLHEGNNSKVDGLVNFEKLRMIAREIRHVVRMASITMDPALLFKTRSLSQVSSSSLSDIGTMGGKRKGRRSSFLSAKKLYEVEMMSRRVRQYLDAQTHESDEEKLHELSLQCEPAHSSSLKNSGERRRVDASPVSQRSTTPQQTNGNHGRKTSLGKELPPFGAQSPQSLHKILSLSEEGRDRQRKLPEDSQSNASSLLSSPRTSPHSTPRKAPQLVVKASDQLSLLSSSSSDLISVGDHTHAQARTITHPLSTRRAEPDQMSLGSYSLTQDQCDRASLDAADSGRGSWTSCSSGSHDNIQSIPQRVGYYDSRSWETLAEGMGRSHVSTPTGYWGDELEGETGTIKRRGGKDETPNLNKNTASRREGRFRDPPPTPPGYTALSLAEADSHSHAHGRRPPDYTAALQRSRLLKRSCDPPSLHPSSRLPVYNHCQSPRRPQPDENEQISAV
- the rapgef2a gene encoding rap guanine nucleotide exchange factor 2 isoform X4, coding for MASYVDNSFRHAIMKNPADRTQQDLQIVYSYLHGMEALSNLREHQLRLMCETVRYEQHEANEVLFYPDDIGTCWYILLSGSVFIKESMFLPRSSFGKRSAGSLRRGCECIVLEASEMIVVDYMDDNDEYFQRQTSHRQSRRRFRKINQCGERQTIIDTVDHYPVSKPPLPPGYHSECSKSQLPADFSKHHPSDSCHTHTNSSQSRSSIASDSGSSSLSDIYQATESECGDMDLSGLPETAVDSDEDDDDEDVGRGTDPLMSRDIVRDCLEKDPMDRTDDDIEQLLEFVQQLPAFASLSVSVRRELCAVMVFAVVERAGTIVLNHGEELDSWSVILNGAVEVIYPDGSSVSVCMGGSFGVSPSMEKQLMTGVMRTKVDDCQFVCIAQQDYCCILNQVEQNTQRVEEEGEIVMVKEHRELDRTGTRKGHIVVKGTAERLMQHLVEDHSVVDPTYIEDFLLTYRTFLPSPLILGQRLLDWFNEPSLRDKVTRVVLLWVNNHFSDFEGDPDMTSFLEEFQSDLEREKMTGQLRLLNIACAAKAKPRVITINRPAREMPLPFTLIGGAERGTRLFISSVEVGSKAEEAGLKRGDQILEVNGQTFENVQLSKATEILKNNTQLCMSVKTNLLVFKELVARLAEERKNGVPHLPKIGDGKKNSRYSVPELGAGSDLIGQEKVSKKVKAHTVGGRNKLMKILDKTRMSILPQKPYSDLGLGQTQDDSIVGLRQNKQTQPTMAVSGNLSSSNPDLAQGQQRIIDYSTQPPELQDQVLRVFKADQQSRYLLINRDTTAREASNQAMREFGLTASPEAYSLCEVSVTQEGVIKQRRLPDQLSKLADRIQLSARYYLKSNMETETLCSDVEAQEMQRESVVPLLSLSSMEIANQLSARNYLLFSSIEPTDYISDLFKLHPQEPPSNLRNFEALVNQETFWVATEIVQETNLAKRVKIIKHFIKIALHCRDCKNFNSMFAIISGFNLAPVARLRSTWERLPGKYEKLLAELQDVFDPSRNMAKYRNLLNKHNLQPPVIPLFPVIKKDLTFLHEGNNSKVDGLVNFEKLRMIAREIRHVVRMASITMDPALLFKTRSLSQVSSSSLSDIGTMGGKRKGRRSSFLSAKKLYEVEMMSRRVRQYLDAQTHESDEEKLHELSLQCEPAHSSSLKNSGERRRVDASPVSQRSTTPQQTNGNHGRKTSLGKELPPFGAQSPQSLHKILSLSEEGRDRQRKLPEDSQSNASSLLSSPRTSPHSTPRKAPQLVVKASDQLSLLSSSSSDLISVGDHTHAQARTITHPLSTRRAEPDQMSLGSYSLTQDQCDRASLDAADSGRGSWTSCSSGSHDNIQSIPQRVGYYDSRSWETLAEGMGRSHVSTPTGYWGDELEGETGTIKRRGGKDETPNLNKNTASRREGRFRDPPPTPPGYTALSLAEADSHSHAHGRRPPDYTAALQRSRLLKRSCDPPSLHPSSRLPVYNHCQSPRRPQPDENEQISAV